In Chryseobacterium oranimense, a single window of DNA contains:
- a CDS encoding ABC transporter ATP-binding protein: MITINNLSKTYGTATVLNIDHLEIPNGETFGLVGNNGAGKTTLFSLMLDLIQPTTGFVSIEDIKVNESEAWKNKVSAFVDDTFLIGYLTPEEYFYFIGELRGQNKASIDEFLKPFHDFFNGEILNSGKYVRDLSKGNQKKVGIVGAVIGNPEIIILDEPFANLDPSTQIKLKNLIKELSKQEGVTFLISSHDLSHTTEVCNRIVVVNKGQLVKDIKTNPETLRDLEQYFADQVSSPSAV; encoded by the coding sequence ATGATTACTATCAATAACTTATCCAAAACATACGGAACTGCAACAGTTCTTAATATTGATCACCTTGAAATTCCCAACGGAGAAACATTCGGGCTTGTAGGAAATAACGGGGCAGGAAAAACTACACTTTTCAGTCTTATGCTCGACCTCATACAACCGACAACCGGTTTTGTGAGCATTGAAGATATCAAAGTCAATGAATCTGAAGCCTGGAAAAACAAGGTATCTGCTTTTGTAGATGATACTTTCCTGATCGGTTATCTTACTCCGGAGGAATATTTCTATTTCATTGGCGAACTGAGAGGGCAGAATAAAGCTTCCATCGATGAGTTTCTGAAACCTTTTCATGATTTTTTTAACGGAGAGATCCTTAATTCAGGAAAATACGTCCGCGATCTATCCAAAGGAAACCAGAAAAAAGTAGGAATTGTAGGAGCTGTCATCGGAAATCCGGAGATTATTATCCTGGACGAACCTTTTGCCAACCTGGACCCTTCCACCCAAATTAAACTGAAAAATCTGATTAAAGAACTTTCAAAGCAGGAAGGCGTTACTTTTCTGATCTCGAGCCATGACCTTTCCCATACTACGGAAGTCTGCAACAGAATCGTTGTGGTGAACAAAGGACAGCTTGTGAAAGATATCAAAACCAATCCCGAAACATTGCGTGACCTTGAACAGTATTTTGCAGATCAGGTTTCTTCACCTTCAGCAGTTTAA
- a CDS encoding DUF5687 family protein: MFLKFLRLEIKSFFRGTSVGVNLFMKILRFIAILYFMACLAGGAFAAFFYVRDEMHQDPLIAISKLLVVAWAVDLILKYIWQEMPTQNIKPFLTLNIPKNTLVNYMLVKTFTSALSWLNSLFFITFSIIALFNGYSVIGILTWFIGISLLFYLNNFINILFNDKETIVIIIGCILAAVAGLGYYNIVPVLSYSEKFVYGFYHSPYLIAIPAVLFIGLWRIVFNYVRKEFYLDQGLEAKKQFGKTENIAFLNKYGVIGTFINNDIKMLRRNKVTKGILLGSFFFLFYGMLMYTSTAYKTPAMMMFMGLFVTGGFQFLFGQRVPAFDSSYYPLMMTLNVPYKEYLKAKWWLINIVTAASVVIALFYAYFGWEVYVTFFAAGLYNIGVNSQLTLWSGAYNKTQIDLNSKEKRIGQKGSFNLKSMLLLIPKMLLPMGVFALTKYFFGITAGVVSIAILGLAGFLFREKIFNIIVKQYKSEKYSTLDAFKNKG; the protein is encoded by the coding sequence ATGTTTCTAAAGTTCCTAAGGCTTGAAATCAAAAGCTTTTTCCGTGGTACTTCTGTAGGCGTCAACCTTTTCATGAAGATTCTGCGCTTTATAGCGATACTCTATTTTATGGCATGCCTGGCAGGAGGTGCTTTTGCTGCATTCTTCTATGTGAGGGATGAAATGCATCAGGATCCTTTGATAGCAATTTCAAAGCTTTTAGTTGTTGCATGGGCTGTAGATCTCATCTTAAAGTATATCTGGCAGGAAATGCCCACCCAGAACATCAAACCTTTCCTGACGCTGAATATCCCCAAGAATACACTCGTCAATTATATGCTGGTGAAAACTTTTACTTCGGCCCTGAGCTGGCTGAATTCGTTGTTTTTCATCACGTTCTCCATTATTGCTTTATTCAACGGATATAGTGTTATTGGGATACTCACTTGGTTTATCGGGATTTCTTTGCTTTTCTATCTTAATAACTTTATCAACATTCTGTTTAATGATAAAGAAACCATTGTTATTATTATAGGATGCATATTGGCTGCTGTTGCTGGTCTAGGCTATTATAATATTGTGCCCGTACTTTCTTATTCAGAGAAATTTGTATACGGTTTTTATCATAGTCCTTACTTAATTGCAATTCCGGCTGTTCTTTTCATCGGACTGTGGAGAATAGTTTTCAACTATGTCCGTAAGGAATTTTATCTTGATCAGGGGCTTGAAGCTAAAAAACAATTCGGGAAAACAGAAAATATTGCTTTCCTGAATAAATATGGGGTTATCGGAACATTTATCAATAATGATATTAAAATGCTGAGACGCAATAAGGTAACCAAAGGTATTCTGCTCGGAAGCTTTTTCTTCCTTTTTTACGGAATGCTGATGTATACTTCCACAGCATACAAGACGCCTGCCATGATGATGTTCATGGGGTTGTTTGTGACAGGAGGTTTTCAGTTTCTTTTCGGTCAGCGGGTACCGGCTTTCGACAGCTCGTATTATCCCTTAATGATGACGCTGAATGTTCCTTACAAAGAGTATCTTAAGGCAAAATGGTGGCTGATTAATATTGTTACGGCAGCTTCAGTGGTTATTGCATTATTTTATGCCTATTTCGGATGGGAAGTTTATGTCACCTTTTTTGCGGCAGGGCTTTATAATATCGGGGTAAATTCCCAGCTGACCCTTTGGTCGGGAGCCTACAATAAAACCCAGATCGATCTGAATTCAAAGGAAAAAAGAATAGGCCAGAAAGGCAGTTTTAATCTTAAATCTATGCTCCTTCTGATTCCTAAAATGCTCCTTCCGATGGGTGTTTTTGCCCTTACAAAATATTTCTTTGGAATTACGGCCGGAGTTGTGAGTATTGCAATTTTAGGACTTGCAGGATTTTTATTCAGAGAAAAAATATTCAATATCATCGTTAAACAATACAAAAGCGAAAAGTACAGTACGCTGGACGCATTCAAAAATAAAGGCTAA
- a CDS encoding DNA repair protein RecN: MLSRIYIKNFALIDTLEVSLNNGLQVITGETGAGKSIILGALRLILGERAETKSIAQSEEKSIVETEFDLNNQFKKFFVENDLDYEHHTIIRREILPSGKSRAFINDVPVTLDVLKELSSKLIDIHSQFETSNLFTSEYQFKIIDGLSENKKTIEDYQNEFSDFQSLKIQLKKLQTQLSENRKESDYKEFLLNELEELKLDDVDYEDLQNQLSIQENAEMISENLVQILSRFHQEEVGILSFFHEAKNKLSKIAEVSNGFSELDERLETSFVELKDIISELENESEKIEINPANLAILVELNNKINSLFLKHNVSDINELKELRDQLSGEQKGASELEDHIAEIEENISKKEKTLHALAEKLSKNRKKSIPVFIKKAEELLRKLGLEKARVDIELQDVPEFNAFGKENIQLLFQANSGFPLKPIQTAISGGERSRVMLAVKKIIAESDELPTLILDEIDTGVSGKVAEEIGNLMREMATDMQLIVISHLAQVAAKGNNNYKVVKRDISGKTQSTIIPLNNEEKLNEIAQLLSGSKITEAALAQAKELIG; encoded by the coding sequence ATGCTTTCGAGAATTTATATTAAAAATTTTGCCTTGATTGATACCCTTGAGGTATCATTGAATAACGGTCTGCAGGTAATTACCGGAGAAACCGGAGCAGGAAAATCTATTATTTTAGGGGCTTTAAGACTTATCCTTGGCGAAAGGGCTGAAACAAAATCTATTGCCCAATCAGAAGAAAAAAGCATTGTAGAAACAGAGTTCGACTTAAATAATCAGTTCAAAAAGTTCTTCGTTGAAAATGATCTCGATTACGAGCATCATACGATCATCAGACGTGAGATTCTTCCTTCCGGAAAATCCCGAGCATTCATCAATGATGTGCCGGTAACGCTGGATGTCCTTAAAGAACTGTCTTCAAAACTGATTGATATCCATTCCCAGTTTGAAACCTCGAACCTTTTTACTTCAGAATATCAGTTTAAAATTATTGACGGGCTTTCTGAGAATAAAAAAACAATTGAAGACTATCAGAATGAGTTCTCAGATTTCCAGAGCTTAAAAATACAGCTTAAGAAACTCCAGACCCAGCTTTCCGAAAACAGGAAAGAAAGTGATTACAAAGAGTTTTTGCTGAACGAGCTGGAAGAGCTGAAACTGGATGATGTAGATTATGAAGATCTTCAGAACCAGCTTTCCATCCAGGAAAATGCAGAAATGATTTCTGAAAACCTTGTACAGATCCTTTCAAGATTTCATCAGGAAGAAGTAGGGATACTTTCGTTCTTTCATGAAGCAAAAAATAAGCTTTCAAAAATAGCAGAAGTTTCCAACGGTTTTTCTGAGCTTGATGAAAGGCTTGAAACCTCTTTTGTAGAGCTAAAGGATATTATTTCCGAACTTGAAAACGAATCCGAAAAAATAGAGATTAATCCGGCCAACCTCGCTATTCTGGTTGAGCTGAATAATAAGATCAATTCTTTATTTCTAAAGCATAATGTCTCCGATATTAATGAGCTGAAAGAGCTGAGAGATCAGTTATCAGGTGAACAGAAAGGCGCTTCAGAGCTTGAAGATCATATTGCTGAGATCGAAGAAAATATTTCTAAAAAAGAGAAGACACTTCATGCTCTCGCAGAAAAGCTTTCGAAAAATAGAAAAAAATCAATTCCTGTTTTTATAAAAAAAGCTGAGGAGCTTCTCAGAAAATTAGGTCTTGAAAAAGCCAGAGTTGATATTGAACTTCAGGATGTACCTGAATTTAATGCATTTGGGAAAGAAAATATCCAGTTACTTTTCCAGGCTAACTCAGGATTCCCGTTAAAGCCTATTCAAACTGCTATTTCCGGCGGTGAAAGATCAAGGGTAATGCTTGCTGTGAAGAAAATTATTGCAGAAAGTGATGAGCTTCCAACTCTGATCCTGGATGAAATTGATACCGGAGTTTCTGGAAAAGTAGCGGAAGAAATCGGAAACCTGATGAGAGAAATGGCTACAGATATGCAGCTTATCGTTATCTCCCACTTAGCACAGGTTGCTGCTAAAGGAAACAATAATTATAAAGTTGTAAAACGTGATATTTCCGGCAAAACCCAATCCACAATCATTCCTCTGAACAACGAAGAAAAGCTGAACGAGATTGCCCAGCTTCTGTCCGGAAGCAAAATTACTGAAGCAGCACTGGCACAGGCGAAAGAATTAATCGGCTAA
- a CDS encoding DUF4835 family protein: MKKIISLFLLLFIYNLSFSQELLATVQINSQQLGGSNQQAYKALEKSLRDFINNTSWTGKKLQNFEKIKCNFAVVIAERDGNRFKGSIVIQAVRPVFSTTYESPLINLQDQRFSFEYIENENLVFNERQFSGKNLIDVISFYVYVILGYDADSFQSLGGTQWFAKAQQIAQNSQNRNYEGWNVINEPRSRTILINEIINPNWSQLRSTMYTYHRAGLDNLFNQDQTAAKKVIFDALMQLKRYENSFQQSYYFNLFLDNKSDEIFNIFNSGNNGGLVMNDLKQLMMIFTPKYSENKWSKWK; this comes from the coding sequence ATGAAAAAAATCATAAGCCTATTTTTGCTGCTTTTTATATACAATCTGAGTTTTTCCCAGGAGCTGCTTGCCACTGTACAGATCAACTCCCAGCAGCTGGGAGGAAGTAACCAGCAAGCCTATAAAGCCCTGGAAAAAAGCCTTAGGGACTTCATCAATAATACCAGCTGGACAGGGAAAAAACTTCAGAATTTCGAAAAGATCAAATGTAATTTTGCTGTTGTTATCGCTGAAAGAGATGGAAACCGTTTCAAGGGAAGTATTGTGATCCAGGCAGTTCGTCCGGTGTTCAGTACCACCTACGAATCACCGCTTATCAACCTTCAGGATCAGAGATTTTCTTTCGAATATATTGAAAATGAGAATCTTGTATTCAATGAAAGACAGTTCTCCGGCAAAAACCTGATTGATGTGATAAGCTTTTATGTTTATGTGATCTTGGGCTATGACGCGGACAGCTTCCAGTCTTTGGGCGGTACACAATGGTTTGCAAAAGCCCAGCAGATTGCCCAGAACTCTCAGAACAGAAACTATGAAGGCTGGAACGTCATCAATGAACCAAGAAGCCGTACCATACTGATCAACGAAATTATCAACCCGAACTGGAGCCAGTTACGTTCCACCATGTACACCTATCACAGAGCGGGTCTGGATAATTTATTCAACCAGGATCAGACGGCCGCTAAAAAAGTGATTTTTGATGCTCTTATGCAGCTGAAAAGGTATGAAAACTCTTTCCAGCAATCCTATTACTTCAATCTGTTTCTTGATAATAAAAGTGATGAGATCTTCAATATTTTCAATTCAGGAAATAATGGAGGGCTTGTGATGAATGATCTTAAACAGCTGATGATGATTTTTACCCCTAAATATTCGGAGAATAAGTGGAGTAAGTGGAAATAA